ATCTGCATCGAGCGCGGTTCGCGCACGTCACTCATGGCTGGGCCGTCCTTGATCTCAGGGTTCTCATTGCCCGCCGCGCGCCAGGGTGAGCGCGCGCCGGATGTTCCTGGAAGTCGTCTCCTCGTCCGGCGAGAGGAGCGGCGCGCCGATGCCGAAGGCGACCGCACCCGCGGCGCGATAGGCGGGGATCTCTTCGATTCCGAAGCCGCCGCCGGCGAGCATCGGCCCGATGTCGCCCAACGGCTGGCGAACGATCGCGAGGTAGGACGGGCCACCCACTGGTGGCAGCGGGTAGACCTTGAGGAGGTCGGCGCCGAGCTCGTGGGCAGCCACCAGCTCGGACGGCGTGAGCGCGCCCATGCACAGGAAGAGATCGTGCGCGCGGGCGATGTCGGCGACCTCGGGGCTGACGTTCGGAGTGACGAAGAACTCGCTCCCCGCAGCGACCGCTTCGCGGGCGCGCGCGGCTGTCGTGATGGTTCCCATGCCGAAGCGGACCGGCGACCCGGGAGGGCGCTCGCCGAGCAGCTCGCGCACCAGTTCGGCGGCGCCCGGAACGGTGAACGTGATCTCGATCATCTCGAGACCGTGGCGGAGGAAGGCGCGCGCCTGGGCCGCCGCCACGGCGCGGTCCGGATGGCGGACCACGGCGACGATCGGAGCCCGCCGGAGGCTTTCCGCAACGGCTGATTTGAGCTCGAGGGCCGAGGAGGACATTGCCGGAACTCTATCATCCGGGTCCCGATCGGGCGCTCTCCCGGGGTCAGGAACGAGGGGGCTTCTGGACGCGAGTGATGGCGTTCCGGGTGCGCCGCAAGAGCCCCGAGAGGAGCGCTGCCTCACGTTCGGAGAGACCCGCGCGGGCGAGCAACTGGCGGAGATCCCGTGCCACCCGATGAATCGTCGTGTCGCGCGCGAAGCCGACCTCGGCGAGCAGGTCCTGCAGCCGGCCGAAAAGATGGTCGAGCTGAAAGACCGTGGCGCGCGACACCGGTTCGAGAGCGATCGCCCCGGGCGCCCCGCGTGCCACGTAGAGCTCGTAGGCGAGGAGGAGCACGGCCTGCGCGAGGTTCAGGGTCGGGTTCGCCGGCGCCGCAGGAATGCTCACCAGGACTCTGGCGAACGCGAGCTCGTCGCTCGTCAGACCGGAGACCTCCGCGCCGAAGACCAGGGCGACACGGGCGCCCCCGGCATGACGCTCGAGGTGCCCCGGCAGGTCACGCGGCGCGACGACCGGATGCGGCCAGAGGCGATCCCGGAGCGAGGCGGTCGCGACCACGAAGTCGAATCGCGCGAGCGCCGCCTGCAGGCTCGGGTGCCGCTGGGCGCTCCGCAGGATGTCGTGGGCGTGCATCGCGAAGGCGTAGGCGGGGTCCCCGAGCTCGGGGGCGGGTTCTACCAGGAGGAGCTCGGTGAGCCCCATGTTGGCCATCGCCCGGGCGACGGCGCCGATGTTGCCTTCGTGCTGCGGGCGGACGAGGACGACGGCGGGCAGCGTCACGGCCTGCGTACCGCCGACCAGTTCGAGGAGGCGACAACGGCGGTTTCGCCGCTGCCGAGCAGCCACAGCACCGACGGCTTGGGACGCAAGGAGCCGAGACGCATCTGGCCGCCGTTGGCGCCCAGCACGCTCATCGCCAGTGCCAGCGGCTCGGCATCCGCGGCGAACGTCGTGACGGCGACGACGCTCGAGACGCCGGTGGCCGGCCTGCCGCTGCGCAGATCGAAGGCGGGCAGGATGCGCTCGCCCCCTACCAGGAAGGTCTCCGAGGCCGGTTCGGCGACGGCGATCGCCTGGTCGAGCAGGAGGACCTGGCTGGCGGCGTTGCCGGAGGCAGAAAGCGTCGGCAGCGCAATGGGCCAGCCTTGCCCTGCCGGTCCGGGACCGAGGCCGCGCGCCACCGGACCGAGCTCCACCCGGAGGTTCGCGGCCCCTGATGCGACCAGACTCCGTACCGCAAGATCGACTGCCCAGCCGCGGGTGAAGCCACGCAGGTCGAGCTCGGTCCCGGGAGCCAGCTCGAGCTCGCGGGTCTCGAGGCGGAGGGTCAGGCGGCTGCACTTGGTGCTCTCCGCCGCGCTCTGGAGCCGATCCGGAGTGGGAAGCGCGCCGTGCTGGGCGCCCTCGGCCCAGAGCCGATAGACCGCCCCGCCAATCGGGCCGGAGGCGCCGTCGCTCCAGGTGCAGAAGGAGCTCGCGCGTCCGACCAGGTCGAGGAGGTCGGGCGACAGCCGGGCCTTCCCGCTGCCGGCGGCCGCGGCGAGGGCCCGCAGCTCGCGCTCGGCACCGACGACGGCATCCCAGGCGGCGTTCAAGGCCTGCTCGCCAGCAGCCTTGGAGAGATCGAGGACCTCGATCTCCAGCCGGGCGCCGAGGGCGGTCCCGGTCATCCGCAGGGCGGTGGTGGCGCCGACGCGCGGCACCTCCCCCTCCGCCGGTTCCTGCAGGGCGCTCGCGGCCGTGACAGGCACGTCGGAGGCGAGTCCCAGCGGAAACAGTACCCAGAGCAGCCTGGAAAAAATATTTTTCACGAAATCATCATATGCGGCCCAGATGCGACACAATTGCCTTGCTGCCCCTTGCGGAGCGGGACGGGGTTGCAGCAGAATGCGCGGGCGTCGTACTCCGGCAACCATCTCGCATCGGGACGATCATTCAAATGGCAACCGACCGGCTGAAGGCAGTACTGATTCCACTTGCGCTCTGCACCTTCCTCGCCGGCTGCGGCAAGGTGAAGGCGCGCATGGAGTTCAAGCAGGGCAACGCCTCCTACAAGAGCGAGAACTACCGCGAGGCCATCCGGTACTACAAGCAGGGGTTGGAGCTCGATCCGGCGGCCAAGCAGGTCTGGCGCTCGGTCGGCCTCTCGGCGATGGCGGTCTACCGGCCTGGCGACGTCTCCAAACAGAACCTCGAGTATGCGGAGGAGGCGCTCGGCGCGTTCGAGAAGTTCGCCGAGGCCTACCCTGAAGATCAGAAGGTCCAGGACTACATCCTGACCATCCTGATGAGCTCGGAGCGCTTCGACGATGCGCTCAAGCGGTTGCGGGCCAAGGCGGCGAAGAACCCGGGCGACAAAGAGAACAACCAGGCGATCACGACGGTCCTCATTCGGGCCGGCAAGCTCGACGAGGCGATCGCCTACGTCAAGTCACTCGGGGCCCGTGCGGACGGCGTGTCGCACTACACGGTCGGCGTCGCCTGTTGGGACAAGGCCTACCGCGATCCGATGCTCTCTCCGGAGCAGCGCGGAGTCGTCGTCGACGCCGGCATCGAGTCGCTGCGCAAGTCGGTAGCGATGACTCCGGACTCGTTCGACTCCCTGGTCTATCTGAACCTCATCCTGCGCGAGAAGGCGAAGCTCGAAGTCGATCCCGTGAAGCAGCAGGAGTGGATTGCCGAAGCGGTCATTTTCCAGGATAAGGCCAAAGCGATCGTCGCCGCCCGCAAGGCCCAGACGGCCGCCGCTTCTTGAGGCGCCGGGAGAGCCCATGTTCGAAACCGCACTGATCGAATCGCAGAGACAGAAGGCGCCGAGGAACCGGATCCTCATCATCCAGATGGCGCTGCTGATGCACGTGCTCATCATCGGAGTCGTGCTGGCCGCGCAATACTGGACGATCGACCCGGTGGAAGAGCCGCCGATCCAGGTCTCCTTCTTCCAGGCGGCAGCGCCACCGCCCCCGCCGCCGCCCCCGCCCCCGCCGGCAGCTCCGAAGCCGGCGGCTCCGAAGGTGGTCACGGCGCCGCAGGTGGTCGCGGAGATCGTGCAGCCGGTGGAAGTGCCGGAGGAGATTCCCGAACCCAGCACCGAGGTCGCCTCCGAGGGTGAGGGCACCGAGGGCGGAGTCGAAGGCGGAGTCGAAGGCGGAGTCGCCGGTGGGCAGGTCGGTGGCGTTCCGCAGAGCGTCGGCGACGAGATCCTCCGGGTCGGCGGCGAGATCTCCAAGCCGGTCCGCCTCGGTGGAGCGCAGCCGGCTTACACGGAGCTCGCCCGCAAAGCGCGAATCCAGGGAGTGGTGATCGTCGAAGCGATCATCGACAAAGAGGGCC
The nucleotide sequence above comes from Thermoanaerobaculia bacterium. Encoded proteins:
- a CDS encoding FAD:protein FMN transferase, which gives rise to MKNIFSRLLWVLFPLGLASDVPVTAASALQEPAEGEVPRVGATTALRMTGTALGARLEIEVLDLSKAAGEQALNAAWDAVVGAERELRALAAAAGSGKARLSPDLLDLVGRASSFCTWSDGASGPIGGAVYRLWAEGAQHGALPTPDRLQSAAESTKCSRLTLRLETRELELAPGTELDLRGFTRGWAVDLAVRSLVASGAANLRVELGPVARGLGPGPAGQGWPIALPTLSASGNAASQVLLLDQAIAVAEPASETFLVGGERILPAFDLRSGRPATGVSSVVAVTTFAADAEPLALAMSVLGANGGQMRLGSLRPKPSVLWLLGSGETAVVASSNWSAVRRP
- a CDS encoding RNA methyltransferase, giving the protein MTLPAVVLVRPQHEGNIGAVARAMANMGLTELLLVEPAPELGDPAYAFAMHAHDILRSAQRHPSLQAALARFDFVVATASLRDRLWPHPVVAPRDLPGHLERHAGGARVALVFGAEVSGLTSDELAFARVLVSIPAAPANPTLNLAQAVLLLAYELYVARGAPGAIALEPVSRATVFQLDHLFGRLQDLLAEVGFARDTTIHRVARDLRQLLARAGLSEREAALLSGLLRRTRNAITRVQKPPRS
- a CDS encoding tetratricopeptide repeat protein, with the protein product MATDRLKAVLIPLALCTFLAGCGKVKARMEFKQGNASYKSENYREAIRYYKQGLELDPAAKQVWRSVGLSAMAVYRPGDVSKQNLEYAEEALGAFEKFAEAYPEDQKVQDYILTILMSSERFDDALKRLRAKAAKNPGDKENNQAITTVLIRAGKLDEAIAYVKSLGARADGVSHYTVGVACWDKAYRDPMLSPEQRGVVVDAGIESLRKSVAMTPDSFDSLVYLNLILREKAKLEVDPVKQQEWIAEAVIFQDKAKAIVAARKAQTAAAS
- a CDS encoding energy transducer TonB; its protein translation is MHVLIIGVVLAAQYWTIDPVEEPPIQVSFFQAAAPPPPPPPPPPPAAPKPAAPKVVTAPQVVAEIVQPVEVPEEIPEPSTEVASEGEGTEGGVEGGVEGGVAGGQVGGVPQSVGDEILRVGGEISKPVRLGGAQPAYTELARKARIQGVVIVEAIIDKEGRVTNVRVLKGLPMGLDQSAVDAVKSWRFKPATLNGRPVSVYYSLTVNFRLQ